The following coding sequences are from one Streptomyces angustmyceticus window:
- a CDS encoding response regulator transcription factor, whose translation MPRVLLIEDDAAVRDGVSLALRRRGHEVAAAASGEEGLEVLPGFRPDIVLLDLMLPGKDGFEVCRLIRAERQLPIIMLTARGDDLDVVLGLEAGADDYIVKPARGEVLEARMRAVLRRTALPADGTPAAAEPGPAPVETYGELAIDRAGLVVGKGGQDLALAPSEMKLLLFLSATPGQVFSRQQLLEHVWEHSYHGDARLVDACVMRLRTKIEDTPRSPRYVQTVRGFGYRFGPL comes from the coding sequence ATGCCACGTGTACTTCTGATCGAGGACGACGCCGCCGTACGGGACGGAGTGTCCCTGGCCCTGCGGCGGCGCGGCCACGAAGTGGCGGCCGCGGCAAGCGGGGAGGAGGGGTTGGAGGTCCTGCCGGGCTTCCGCCCCGACATCGTGCTGCTGGACCTGATGCTCCCCGGCAAGGACGGCTTCGAGGTCTGCCGGCTCATCCGCGCCGAGCGGCAGCTGCCGATCATCATGCTCACCGCCCGCGGCGACGATCTCGATGTGGTGCTCGGTCTGGAGGCCGGCGCCGACGACTACATCGTCAAACCGGCCCGCGGTGAGGTCCTCGAAGCGCGGATGCGCGCGGTGCTGCGCCGTACCGCGCTGCCCGCCGACGGCACCCCGGCCGCCGCCGAGCCGGGCCCGGCCCCGGTGGAGACCTACGGCGAACTGGCCATAGACCGCGCCGGACTGGTCGTCGGCAAGGGCGGCCAGGACCTGGCGCTGGCCCCCTCGGAGATGAAGCTGCTGCTGTTCCTGTCCGCCACCCCGGGGCAGGTCTTCAGCCGCCAGCAGCTGCTGGAGCACGTGTGGGAGCACAGCTACCACGGCGACGCGCGGCTGGTCGACGCCTGTGTCATGCGGCTGCGGACGAAGATAGAGGACACCCCGCGCAGCCCCCGTTACGTCCAGACCGTGCGCGGCTTCGGCTATCGCTTCGGACCCCTGTGA
- a CDS encoding DUF4185 domain-containing protein: MPQPPLTRTVAVAAALLASAALPGATPWASPPGPAADCRGRRIASWSADSRHTAEFARYGDDNSRVDDWTGGDGTHSVRLPDGRTLWLFSDTFLDRIQPPPNPRGERHRWRTADTGGTPLLRHNSAVVTSPTGRPARTLTGGTAAAPGPLFPDPPGGGWRWPVAASVEPRTPGAAEKVLRVLLWNRVPGTGPWIFGLPRGTEVATLSLPALRLEGITETVGRTSADPDRRVLYGTAAVRDGGWTYVFGGDDPASSPASSAFLARVPRGRLADRGSWRFWDGARWQRRAGRAAPVLRAGGRRGVGSAFTVVRDGPAWLLFTMDTGGDGAAGVRSITTYWSCSPHGPWHGPDGRLTPPRPPAADPRYVVAYNPQVHPEFTANGELLLSYDINWLGPPGTPPDARLNGDVELYRPRFLRVRTGPAGE, translated from the coding sequence ATGCCTCAGCCGCCGCTGACCCGCACCGTCGCCGTCGCCGCCGCGCTGCTCGCCTCCGCCGCCCTGCCGGGGGCGACGCCGTGGGCCTCCCCTCCCGGCCCCGCCGCGGACTGCCGGGGGCGGCGGATCGCCTCCTGGTCCGCCGATTCCCGGCATACCGCGGAATTCGCCCGATACGGAGACGACAACTCCCGGGTGGACGACTGGACCGGCGGTGACGGCACCCACTCCGTGCGCCTCCCCGACGGCCGTACGCTCTGGCTCTTCTCCGACACCTTCCTCGACCGGATCCAGCCACCGCCCAACCCGCGCGGCGAGCGGCACCGTTGGCGCACCGCGGACACCGGCGGCACCCCGCTCCTGCGGCACAACTCCGCCGTGGTGACGTCCCCTACGGGCCGGCCGGCGCGCACCCTGACCGGCGGCACCGCGGCCGCACCCGGCCCGCTCTTCCCCGACCCGCCCGGCGGCGGCTGGCGCTGGCCCGTCGCCGCGAGCGTGGAGCCCCGTACGCCCGGCGCGGCCGAAAAGGTCCTCCGGGTGCTGCTGTGGAACCGCGTCCCCGGCACCGGACCATGGATCTTCGGCCTGCCGCGCGGCACCGAGGTGGCCACGCTGTCGCTGCCCGCCCTGCGCCTGGAGGGCATCACCGAGACCGTCGGCCGGACCTCCGCCGACCCGGACCGGCGCGTCCTCTACGGAACGGCGGCGGTCCGCGACGGCGGCTGGACCTATGTCTTCGGCGGCGACGACCCCGCCTCGTCACCGGCCTCCAGCGCCTTCCTCGCACGGGTTCCCCGCGGACGGCTCGCGGACCGCGGGAGCTGGCGGTTCTGGGACGGGGCCCGCTGGCAGCGCCGGGCCGGGCGGGCCGCGCCGGTGCTGCGCGCCGGCGGCCGGCGGGGCGTCGGCAGTGCCTTCACCGTTGTGCGCGACGGTCCGGCCTGGCTGCTGTTCACCATGGACACCGGGGGCGACGGGGCGGCCGGAGTGCGGTCGATCACCACCTACTGGTCCTGCTCGCCCCACGGCCCCTGGCACGGACCGGACGGCCGCCTCACCCCGCCCCGCCCGCCGGCCGCCGACCCGCGGTACGTCGTCGCCTACAACCCTCAGGTACACCCCGAATTCACCGCGAACGGGGAGCTTCTGCTCAGCTACGACATCAACTGGCTCGGCCCGCCGGGCACCCCGCCCGACGCCCGGCTCAACGGTGATGTCGAGCTCTACCGGCCGCGGTTCCTGCGGGTGCGGACGGGGCCTGCCGGGGAGTGA
- the ssgD gene encoding spore wall synthesis regulator SsgD → MNTVIDQAVQVRLIATTSGPHAVPAVLHYQPADPLAVRMFFPPEISLDGSAVEWAFARELLDEGLRVPAGRGDVRIRPSGPDRTVMEFHAEEGVAMVQLRTADVRHFLARSYEAVPAGGESAHLGMDYGLAELFGAA, encoded by the coding sequence ATGAACACTGTCATCGACCAAGCCGTCCAGGTTCGCCTCATCGCCACCACCTCCGGCCCGCACGCGGTACCCGCCGTGCTGCACTATCAGCCCGCCGACCCCCTGGCGGTACGGATGTTCTTCCCGCCGGAGATCTCGCTGGACGGATCCGCCGTGGAATGGGCGTTCGCCAGGGAACTGCTCGACGAGGGGCTGCGGGTGCCGGCCGGGCGGGGCGACGTGCGGATACGGCCGTCCGGCCCGGACCGCACGGTGATGGAGTTCCACGCGGAGGAGGGCGTGGCCATGGTCCAGTTGCGGACCGCGGACGTCCGGCACTTCCTCGCCCGCTCCTACGAGGCCGTGCCCGCGGGCGGCGAGTCGGCGCACCTGGGAATGGACTACGGCCTCGCGGAGTTGTTCGGCGCGGCGTAG
- a CDS encoding sensor histidine kinase, with product MPALPRLRTGNPQLLRGLRARLVVGFLVVAALSALTTALLTYQEARNAILQRSQDIAVNDLRAQVNSLAPELPVPPAQADLDSLRVQLERSGKSRDWDISVHYSGARDSGDGSLRGDVVIPGGLKASVEKRHVPAFQRVDRGGDPWLLIGMPVRQSDGRASALTVYAQLPLNAEESNVEALVSAAQRGALPVLVLTVVLALLAARGVLRPVRGLRQAAGRIAEGKLDTRLEVKGADEIADLSRTFNDMAARLEESMAELRRLESNSRRFVADVSHELRTPLAAMTAVTDVLDEDADALDPDTASAVRLISQETGKLARMVEDLMEVSRFDAGAAALHLDEVDVGETIRKTLQARAWQKRVTAQLPADVRAGLDPRRLDVVVANLVGNALHHGGEPVRVRLHAPEPGAGRLLIEISDSGPGIDPEVLPHVFERFYKADSARARSEGSGLGLAIAMENVRLHGGSMRAANSPEGGAVFTVDLPLRHEEAGEPAPDASADPPDDEARTAGGPAADDERDGVRSGAGKETHA from the coding sequence ATGCCGGCCCTCCCCCGCCTGCGCACGGGGAACCCCCAGTTGCTGCGGGGTCTGCGGGCCAGGCTCGTCGTGGGGTTCCTGGTGGTGGCCGCCCTCAGCGCACTGACCACCGCGCTGCTGACGTACCAGGAGGCCCGTAACGCGATACTGCAGCGCTCCCAGGACATCGCCGTCAACGACCTGAGGGCGCAGGTCAACTCGCTGGCGCCGGAGCTGCCGGTGCCGCCGGCCCAGGCGGACCTGGACTCGCTGCGGGTGCAGCTGGAGCGCTCCGGAAAGTCCCGCGACTGGGACATCTCCGTGCACTACAGCGGCGCGCGGGACAGCGGCGACGGCAGCCTGCGGGGCGACGTCGTGATCCCGGGCGGCCTCAAGGCGTCGGTGGAGAAGCGCCATGTGCCGGCCTTCCAGCGCGTGGACCGCGGCGGCGACCCCTGGCTGCTGATCGGGATGCCGGTACGGCAGTCCGACGGCCGCGCCTCCGCGCTGACCGTGTACGCCCAACTCCCGCTGAACGCCGAGGAGTCCAATGTCGAGGCGCTGGTGAGCGCCGCCCAGCGGGGCGCGCTGCCGGTGCTGGTGCTGACCGTGGTCCTGGCGCTGCTCGCCGCGCGCGGGGTGCTGCGGCCGGTGCGCGGTCTGCGGCAGGCCGCCGGACGGATCGCCGAGGGCAAGCTGGACACCCGGCTGGAGGTCAAGGGCGCCGACGAGATCGCGGACCTGTCCCGGACGTTCAACGACATGGCGGCCCGGCTGGAGGAGAGCATGGCCGAGCTGCGCCGCCTGGAGTCCAACTCCCGCCGGTTCGTCGCCGATGTCTCGCACGAGCTGCGGACGCCGCTGGCGGCGATGACCGCGGTCACCGACGTCCTCGACGAGGACGCCGACGCCCTCGACCCCGACACCGCCTCCGCGGTCCGGCTGATCAGCCAGGAGACCGGGAAGCTGGCGCGGATGGTGGAGGACCTGATGGAGGTGTCGCGGTTCGACGCGGGGGCCGCGGCGCTCCACCTGGACGAGGTGGACGTCGGCGAGACCATCCGCAAGACCCTGCAGGCCAGGGCCTGGCAGAAGCGGGTGACGGCGCAGCTGCCGGCGGACGTGCGGGCCGGACTCGACCCGCGGCGGCTCGATGTCGTGGTCGCGAACCTCGTCGGCAACGCCCTGCACCACGGCGGCGAGCCGGTCCGGGTGCGGCTGCACGCCCCGGAGCCGGGCGCCGGCCGGCTGCTGATCGAGATCTCCGACAGCGGCCCCGGCATCGACCCCGAGGTCCTGCCGCACGTCTTCGAGCGCTTCTACAAGGCGGACTCCGCCCGCGCCCGCTCGGAGGGCAGCGGTCTGGGGCTGGCCATCGCGATGGAGAACGTACGGCTGCACGGCGGCTCCATGCGCGCCGCCAACTCCCCCGAGGGCGGCGCGGTGTTCACGGTGGATCTGCCGCTGCGCCACGAGGAGGCGGGGGAACCGGCGCCCGACGCGAGCGCGGACCCGCCGGACGACGAGGCACGGACGGCCGGCGGACCGGCCGCGGACGACGAACGGGACGGCGTACGCTCCGGAGCCGGGAAAGAGACCCACGCATGA
- a CDS encoding PH domain-containing protein: MPEHAAPLLRPPRHRVDPRARRWWTVQALLTLSGPMLLTALVMAVLSLLFFPGALPWLGPLLLVVLVLPAVGYLAVMPRWRYAVHAWELGGRAVYAAGGWFWQKRRIAPLSRVQTVDTVRGPLQRRYGLATVTVTTASTAGDIKIAGLSDADAEELSRRIGEAAQDVPGDAA; encoded by the coding sequence ATGCCCGAGCACGCCGCCCCGTTGCTGCGCCCGCCCCGCCATCGAGTCGATCCCCGGGCCCGTCGGTGGTGGACGGTCCAGGCGCTGCTGACGCTCAGCGGCCCGATGCTGCTCACCGCACTCGTCATGGCGGTGCTGTCCCTCCTCTTCTTCCCGGGCGCGCTGCCGTGGCTGGGCCCCCTGCTGCTGGTGGTGCTGGTGCTGCCCGCCGTCGGCTATCTCGCGGTGATGCCGCGGTGGCGGTACGCGGTGCACGCCTGGGAGCTGGGCGGGCGCGCGGTCTACGCGGCGGGCGGCTGGTTCTGGCAGAAGCGGCGGATCGCGCCGCTGTCCCGGGTGCAGACGGTGGACACCGTGCGCGGGCCGCTCCAGCGGCGGTACGGGCTGGCGACGGTGACCGTCACCACCGCCTCGACCGCGGGCGACATCAAGATCGCGGGATTGTCCGACGCGGACGCCGAGGAGCTGTCCCGGCGGATCGGCGAGGCGGCGCAGGACGTGCCGGGTGATGCCGCATGA
- a CDS encoding polysaccharide deacetylase family protein produces the protein MARRFGRESGIIGAAAAAVVSLAVAGTLAFGDFGTTSQAEAESVDDAKAQQAAPVDPSIVHASDRPGRSLNITIDDGPDPAWTPKVLAVLKKHNVKAVFCMIGPQAKAHPDLVKQVVAAGHRLCDHTVSHNTGMDHQPESYQSRQILDAQKMIEDAAGGARVEYYRAPGGAFTPYSRKLAAQHGMRPLGWNVDSKDFEGGTVDGIEATVRGELSNGPTVLFHDGGGDRARTVESLDRLLPWMQQQGYGFGFPKR, from the coding sequence ATGGCACGGCGCTTCGGCAGGGAGAGCGGCATCATCGGGGCGGCCGCGGCGGCGGTGGTCTCACTCGCGGTCGCGGGGACGCTCGCCTTCGGCGATTTCGGGACCACGTCCCAGGCCGAGGCGGAGAGCGTCGATGACGCCAAGGCCCAGCAGGCGGCACCGGTCGACCCCTCCATCGTGCACGCCTCGGACCGCCCGGGGCGCAGCCTGAACATCACCATCGACGACGGCCCGGACCCGGCCTGGACCCCGAAGGTGCTCGCCGTGCTGAAGAAGCACAACGTCAAGGCCGTCTTCTGCATGATCGGACCGCAGGCCAAGGCCCACCCCGACCTGGTCAAGCAGGTGGTGGCGGCGGGGCACAGGCTCTGCGACCACACCGTCAGCCACAACACCGGTATGGATCACCAGCCGGAGAGCTACCAGTCGCGGCAGATACTCGACGCGCAGAAGATGATCGAGGACGCCGCCGGCGGCGCACGCGTCGAGTACTACCGCGCCCCCGGCGGCGCCTTCACGCCCTACAGCCGCAAGCTGGCCGCCCAGCACGGTATGCGGCCCCTGGGCTGGAACGTCGACAGCAAGGACTTCGAGGGCGGCACCGTCGACGGGATCGAGGCGACGGTCCGCGGTGAACTCTCCAACGGGCCCACGGTGCTGTTCCACGACGGCGGCGGCGACCGCGCCCGGACCGTCGAGTCGCTGGACCGGCTGCTGCCGTGGATGCAGCAGCAGGGCTACGGATTCGGGTTCCCCAAGCGCTGA
- a CDS encoding PH domain-containing protein encodes MSTPHEHETPAVAHDIPGTAGADPVAPAGLMGTDEWRRLDPRTLLVHCGWLAAPLGSLALTALATGGRITARAWITLAAVAASFAVVTTIGLIRWARTEFRVARRPDDAGGPGQGRAALTLEVRSGLLTRRLRSVPLRRIRTVDLTASPLHRLLGVTVLRAGTAGSGDGRSELSLEALAVPEAERLRAELLAYADAAAAGNDPVLARIRWRWLRYAPLTFWVVGGVFVTAGSVYRVLDGIGIEPWKLGFVQEAFREFGASALWLTIPVALLAVLALGSAGAVALYVENWWDYCLEWTDARTLRVRRGLFTTRSVTIERARLRGVLLREPLLLRAGGGALVRAVAGGLGNREENRKRSGLLPPAPRPEALRVAGGALRAPFPGSGAPVALAAHPRVALRRRRVRGLLWAVLPGTAVLAGLGAAFTPVLLHCAWIYAVVATALVLWLARDAYRSLGHGIQGPYLVTRSGTFSRDTLALQREAVAAWTFSTSPFARRAGLVTLTAAVAAGEDGYRVPDLSAAEAPAFAAAAAPGILEEFLQHPGAPEPPGRLSEQRLP; translated from the coding sequence ATGAGCACGCCGCACGAGCACGAAACGCCCGCCGTGGCGCACGACATACCGGGCACGGCCGGCGCCGACCCCGTCGCGCCCGCCGGCCTGATGGGGACGGACGAGTGGCGTCGGCTGGATCCGCGCACCCTTCTGGTGCACTGCGGCTGGCTGGCGGCGCCGCTCGGTTCGCTGGCACTGACGGCGCTGGCCACCGGAGGCCGTATCACCGCCCGCGCCTGGATCACACTCGCCGCGGTCGCCGCCTCGTTCGCCGTCGTCACCACGATCGGCCTGATCCGCTGGGCCCGTACGGAGTTCCGCGTCGCCCGGCGGCCGGACGACGCGGGCGGTCCCGGCCAGGGGCGCGCGGCCCTCACCCTGGAGGTGCGCAGCGGGCTGCTGACCCGGAGGCTGCGCAGTGTGCCGCTGCGGCGCATCCGCACGGTCGATCTGACCGCGTCGCCGCTGCACCGGCTGTTGGGGGTCACCGTCCTGCGGGCCGGCACGGCGGGCTCGGGCGACGGCCGCAGCGAGCTGTCGCTGGAGGCGCTCGCGGTCCCGGAGGCGGAACGGCTGCGCGCGGAGCTGCTCGCGTACGCGGACGCCGCGGCGGCCGGGAACGATCCGGTGCTGGCCCGCATCCGGTGGCGCTGGCTGCGGTACGCGCCGCTGACGTTCTGGGTCGTCGGCGGGGTGTTCGTGACGGCCGGGTCGGTCTACCGCGTCCTGGACGGCATCGGCATCGAGCCCTGGAAACTGGGCTTCGTCCAGGAGGCGTTCCGCGAGTTCGGCGCGAGCGCCCTGTGGCTGACGATCCCGGTGGCGCTGCTCGCCGTCCTCGCGCTCGGCTCGGCCGGCGCCGTCGCCCTGTACGTCGAGAACTGGTGGGACTACTGCCTGGAGTGGACCGACGCGCGCACGCTGCGGGTGCGCCGCGGGCTGTTCACCACCCGCTCGGTGACCATCGAACGGGCGCGGCTGCGCGGGGTGTTGCTGCGTGAACCGCTGCTGCTGCGGGCCGGCGGCGGGGCGCTGGTGCGCGCGGTGGCGGGCGGCCTGGGCAATCGCGAGGAGAACCGCAAGCGCAGCGGGCTGCTGCCCCCGGCGCCCCGTCCGGAGGCGTTGCGGGTGGCGGGCGGCGCCCTGCGCGCGCCCTTCCCGGGAAGCGGGGCCCCTGTGGCGCTGGCCGCGCACCCCCGCGTCGCACTGCGCCGGCGCCGGGTGCGCGGGCTGCTGTGGGCGGTGCTGCCCGGCACCGCCGTACTGGCCGGTCTCGGCGCGGCGTTCACCCCCGTCCTGCTGCACTGCGCGTGGATCTACGCGGTGGTGGCCACGGCGCTCGTGCTGTGGCTGGCCCGGGACGCGTACCGCAGTCTGGGGCACGGGATCCAGGGCCCCTATCTGGTGACCCGTTCGGGCACCTTCAGCCGGGACACCCTCGCCCTCCAGCGCGAGGCCGTCGCCGCCTGGACGTTCTCGACCTCGCCGTTCGCCCGCCGGGCCGGTCTGGTCACGCTGACCGCCGCGGTCGCCGCGGGCGAGGACGGCTACCGCGTCCCGGACCTTTCGGCCGCCGAGGCCCCGGCCTTCGCCGCGGCGGCGGCCCCGGGAATCCTGGAGGAGTTCCTCCAGCACCCCGGGGCGCCGGAGCCTCCGGGGCGCCTCTCGGAGCAGCGGCTGCCGTAG
- a CDS encoding methylmalonyl-CoA mutase subunit beta, with amino-acid sequence MTAESPELPLAAAFPDADREQWQRLVEGVLRKSGVTEATGTAAEDALATDLQDGIRVRPLYTAEDGTAALGHPGFPPFVRAGRPEGTTVAGWDVRQRHVHTDPVRANEAVLADLENGVTSVWLAVGDGGLPVDGMARALDGVYLDLAAVVLDAGADFAPAAEELLRLYTASGAPTAEAVGCLGADPLGLLARTGDDAKLRLQGESAARIAARCAAEAPGVRALAVDALPYHEAGGSAAEELGASLATGVAYLRQLTESGLGIDDACRQLEFRYAATADQFLTIAKLRAARRLWARVAEVCGASPAASAQRQHAVTSTVMMTRRDPWVNMLRTTVAGLSAGVGGAESVTVLPFDEALGVPDAFARRIARNTQSVLLEESHLSKVIDPAGGSWYVERLTDELARAAWAFFQEIEGAGGQAAALRSGMIAGRLARTWERRTGELARRREPITGVSEFPHLAEAPVHREPAPDPIGGGLPRVRRDDAYERLRSRSDAHLAASGARPKVFLAALGPVAAHTARVTFAANLFQAGGIETVQEAAPVDAESVAEAFARSGARIACLCSSDAVYGEQAAAVAAALKSAGALRVHLAGKPGERREEFTAAGVDAFVFAGCDAVEALSSALDVMEVA; translated from the coding sequence ATGACCGCCGAGTCCCCCGAACTCCCCCTGGCCGCCGCCTTCCCCGATGCCGATCGAGAGCAGTGGCAGCGCCTCGTCGAAGGCGTGCTGCGCAAATCGGGCGTCACAGAGGCGACGGGCACCGCCGCCGAGGACGCGCTCGCCACCGATCTGCAGGACGGCATCCGCGTCCGCCCGCTCTACACCGCCGAGGACGGCACGGCCGCCCTCGGCCATCCGGGCTTCCCGCCGTTCGTACGCGCCGGGCGGCCCGAGGGCACGACCGTCGCCGGGTGGGACGTACGCCAGCGCCATGTCCACACCGATCCCGTGCGCGCCAACGAAGCGGTGCTGGCCGACCTGGAGAACGGCGTCACCTCGGTCTGGCTGGCCGTCGGCGACGGCGGGCTGCCCGTGGACGGCATGGCCCGCGCGCTCGACGGTGTCTACCTGGACCTGGCCGCGGTCGTCCTGGACGCCGGCGCCGATTTCGCACCGGCCGCCGAGGAGTTGCTGCGGCTGTACACCGCGTCCGGCGCGCCGACGGCCGAGGCCGTCGGCTGCCTGGGCGCCGACCCGCTCGGGCTGCTGGCCCGTACGGGCGACGACGCCAAGCTGCGCCTGCAGGGGGAATCGGCCGCCCGGATCGCCGCGCGCTGCGCCGCGGAGGCGCCCGGCGTGCGCGCGCTGGCTGTGGACGCGCTGCCGTACCACGAGGCGGGTGGCTCCGCCGCCGAGGAACTGGGCGCCTCGCTGGCGACCGGTGTCGCCTACCTGCGGCAGCTGACGGAGTCCGGCCTGGGCATCGACGACGCCTGCCGGCAGCTGGAGTTCCGCTACGCCGCGACCGCGGACCAGTTCCTGACGATCGCCAAGCTGCGCGCCGCCCGGCGGCTGTGGGCCCGGGTCGCCGAGGTCTGCGGGGCCTCCCCCGCCGCCTCCGCGCAGCGCCAGCACGCCGTCACCTCCACGGTGATGATGACCCGTCGGGACCCGTGGGTGAACATGCTGCGCACCACCGTCGCCGGGCTGTCCGCGGGTGTGGGCGGCGCGGAGTCGGTCACGGTGCTGCCGTTCGACGAGGCGCTGGGCGTGCCCGACGCGTTCGCCCGCCGGATCGCCCGGAACACCCAGTCCGTGCTGCTGGAGGAGTCGCACCTGTCCAAGGTGATCGACCCGGCGGGCGGCTCCTGGTACGTGGAGCGCCTCACCGACGAGCTGGCCCGTGCGGCCTGGGCGTTCTTCCAGGAGATCGAGGGCGCCGGCGGCCAGGCCGCGGCGCTGCGCTCCGGGATGATCGCCGGCCGGCTGGCCCGTACCTGGGAGCGCCGCACCGGCGAGCTGGCCCGCCGGCGCGAACCGATCACCGGTGTCAGCGAGTTCCCGCACCTCGCCGAGGCCCCGGTGCACCGCGAGCCGGCGCCCGATCCGATCGGCGGAGGGCTGCCGCGGGTGCGCAGGGACGACGCCTACGAGCGGCTGCGGTCGCGCTCCGACGCCCACCTGGCGGCGAGCGGCGCCCGTCCGAAGGTCTTCCTGGCCGCGCTGGGCCCGGTCGCGGCGCACACCGCGCGGGTGACGTTCGCGGCCAATCTGTTCCAGGCCGGCGGCATCGAGACGGTGCAGGAGGCCGCGCCGGTGGACGCGGAGTCGGTGGCCGAGGCGTTCGCGCGCAGCGGTGCGCGGATCGCCTGCCTGTGTTCGAGCGACGCGGTGTACGGCGAGCAGGCGGCGGCCGTGGCGGCCGCGCTGAAGTCGGCGGGCGCGCTGCGGGTGCACCTGGCGGGCAAGCCGGGCGAGCGCCGGGAGGAATTCACAGCGGCCGGGGTGGACGCCTTCGTCTTCGCGGGCTGCGACGCGGTCGAGGCGCTGTCCTCGGCCCTGGATGTCATGGAGGTGGCGTGA